In Bernardetia litoralis DSM 6794, the genomic window ATATTTCCATCAATAGTAAGTGTTTTGCCCAAACCATTCATTTCAATTTGATTGATAGAAACATCTTGATATGTAGTTGCATTAGACTGGAAAGTAAGTGTTTTGTCAACTAATACATTTTCAGGATAAATTCTATCAACAGTCATCACAAGAGTATCAGTATCAACAGAGACATCAACACCTTCTTGAATTGTTGGATAATAAATACCTGTGCGAACTAGAAGTACATCGCCTGAAGAAATATTACTTCCCTCTACTGCAAAATCATAAACAGCTTCATCACAATCATTATTATTAACTGTAATTATTGCTGTTCTTGTTCCTAATGCAGAAGGTGTAAATGTAACATCAAATGTTGCATTTCCTCCAGCAACTACTGAAGTAGGAATAGAACTTACAACAAAATCGCCTGCATTTGTGCCACTTGAAACGATTGAAGAAATAGCTAAAACTTCTGTTCCTGTATTTTCAATAGTATAAGTAACTGTTCTTGAAGTTGTGTTTCCAAAATCTGTATTATCTGCTGTATCAGAAGTAACATCTCCATCAACAATAGAAACAGCATTACCTAAAACATCGATTTCCTTAGAGTCAGAAACTGTAACGGTTTGATTTACTGTTGTTGTATTTCCATTTCCATCATCTGCTGTCCAAGTTACTGTTGTGTTTCCAATAGGAAAAATAGCAGGTGCATTATTTGTAAAAGTTGGTGTTCCACAATTATCACTTCCTGTTGGTGTTCCTAAAGCAACTCCAGAAGCCGTACAAATTCCTGTATCTGTATTTGCAGTTATATTTGAAGGTGCTGTAATGGTTGGGTTTGTAATATCATTAATAATTACATTTTGGTCGGCTGTAATTGAATTTCCATTTCCATCATCAAAAGTCCAAGTTACTACAGTTGTGCCTTGGGCTGTGATTGGAAATATTGTAGTTGTTGTTCCTGTAATTGTTCCTGCACAAATATCAGTTGTTGTCGGAGCAGTTGGAGTTGAACTACATTCTTCATTTATATCAGCCAAAACTGGAATAACTGGGTCAGTAGTATCATCAATAATTACATCTTGGTCGGCTGTAATTGAATTTCCATTTCCATCATCAAAAGTCCAAGTTACTACAGTTGTGCCTTGGGCTGTGATTGGAAATGTTGTGGTGGTTGTTCCTGTAATTGTTCCTGCACAAATATCTGTTGTTGTCGGAGCAGTTGGAGTTGAACTACATTCTTCATTTATATCAGTCAAAACTGGAATGACTGGGTCAGTAGTATCTACTGTTCCATTTCCATTGATAGCAAAAGTATAAGTTCCTTCATCAGAATCATTATTTGAAACTGTAACTAAAGCAACTCTATTTCCTGTTGCAGAAGGATTAAAAGTAATAGTAAATGTTTCACTACCAGCAGCAGCAACTGTTGCAGGAATTGAACTAACCACAAAATCGCCTGCATTTGTACCACTAACTGCAATTCCAGTAATATTTAATATTACTGAACCTGTATTTCGAATAGTAAAATTAGTTGCTTTAGTAGAATTCAAACATTCAACAACATCTCCAAAATCTGTATCATTAGTCTCACTTGTAGTTCCTGCACCACTTACAATATTATTTCCATTGCCTTGTAGATTGATTTCAGGTACTACTATTCCTCTACCTTTTATGGAAAAATTATAAACACTCTCATCACAATCATTATTATTTATTGTAATAGTTGCATTTTTTATTCCTATTGTAGAAGGTGTAAAAACAACATCAAATGTTGTACTCCCACTAGCAGCTACCGAAGTAGGAGGTGTAATTCCACTCAATACAAAATCAGCAGCATTTGCTCCTGTTATTGCAATAGAATTAATATCTAAAGCTAACGAACCTGTATTTTGGATTGTATAAGTTACTGTTCTATTAGTAACTACATTGCCAAAATCTGTATCATCTGTCAAAACTGGAGTAACATCTCCATCTACAATAGAAACTGCATTTCCCTGTACATCTATCTCTGGATTTCCTCCAATTCCTTGTACTACAAAGTTATAGATTCCTTCATCACAATCATCTGTATTAACAACAATAGTCGCATTATTATCTCCACAAGCAATGGGATTAAAAGTAACATCAAAAGTTGCTGTTCCACCAGCAGCCACGGTTGTAGGTATATTACTTACAACATATTCAGCAGTATTACTTGATAGAATTGAAGAAATATTTAAAACTGCACCTCCTGTATTGCGAATGGTATAAGTAATAGTTCTAGTAACTGGTACTAATCCAAAATCTGTATTATTACTTACTAATATATCAGGAATTCCTGCTCCATCTACAATGTTATTTAGTGGTGTACCACCTTGTATATTTATTTCTGCTGAAGTAGAAGGACAAGTTTCAAAAGCTCCTAAATCTACTGTTGTGGCTCTTACACGAGAACTATTTCCTGCATCTAAGGTAATATCTGTAGGAATAGCTGCATTATTTCCAATATTAATCATTGGAGAAGTTGCTTGTAGATTTAAGTTACCAATGGCTGCATTTACAAAAAGAGGATCTTGATTAAATAGATTATTTCCATTATTTGCAGTTCCTGCAGTAAATGCTGCTTCTTCAACTAGAGTATAAGAAGCAGTTACAGCTCCTCCACTTGCATTAAACCAAGACTTTCTAGTACCAGCATTTTCCCAAAAAACACTATTGGTAACTGTAGCTCTAGCTCCACCACCAGCAACACCTTCATTGTATATTCCACCACCTTGATTGATTGCCCTATTCTGAGAAAAACTACAATTCGTAACTGTTGAATTTGCTCGCCCACCACAACAAGCATCATTATATATTGCTCCACCTTTAGCAGCTTGGTTTTGCGTAAAGCTACAATTAATTATTGTTGCATTAGCATTACCTCCACAACATCCAAAATTAGTCATTGCTCCTCCTTCGCTACCTATATTTCTTGTAAAAATACAGTTTGCTACAGTAGGTTGAGAAACACCTCCAGTGCTACCATTATTATACCATCCTCCCGCTCTTACCCCATAATCAAATGAAGCACTACCATCATTTGCATTACCTCCTTTTATGGTAAATCCATCTAAACGTGTAGCATTAGAAACATTTCTAGTATATATCAAGTGAACAGAATTATCAGCATAATTTCCATAAACAAGTGTAGGAAATGTGCCTGTTACATTATCATCTCCATTCAAATCACCACTTAAGATAGTTTCATTGGCAATAAAATCACGGGCATCAAGAAGAACTTGATTCACTCTAGTTTCTTTACCAGAAAACCCTCCATATATTTCTACTCCACTAGGAATTTGAAAGGTGGTATTACGATTTGTTCCATTGGTAGGTTTATATGTTCCTTTAGCAACATATATTTGTGTACCTGCAGTAGCACCACTTATAGCAGATTGTAAACTTGTATAAGCATCTGTCCAAGAAGTACCATTATTAGCTCCAGTAGCAGAGGCATCTACATACCTTTGAGCTTGAGCTTGTGTATAAAAAAGTATTCCTACAAATAGAAGGAGATACTTGAAAAGTTTGTCTTGATGTTTCATTGAAAAAAAATTAGTGAATGATTAAAGCAGCACTTGCAATTAATTAACAATGAAAATACGGAGAATAATAAAAATTGTACTAAAACAAGGTGTTGATTTTTTGTTGATTGCTTCTGGAATAGCAAATTAGATATATATATTCTTTAAAAAATCATATAAAAAGCAGATTGTATTAAAGCTAAATTTCAGATTTTGAGTTTTGAATTGAATAAGTTGATACTTGAAAAAAACTTACTTTTTAGCTACCTTTATGCTTTTTGATTCTCAATAATTTCAAAACACTAAATTTATATAATGTCTATTTCCATAAAAAAACTCACTCCAGAATCTACTTTTGATAATACTCTTTTAGAAGAAATAAATGAATTTCTTTTCAAACATTTGGAGCAATACGGCGATCCAAAAGCTGATATTAAAAAAGCAATGGAATATTCACTTTCAAAAGAAGCAGGGAAAGGTGGATATATTTTTTATGCCATAGAAGAAGAAAAAATAGTTGGTGCAACTGTAATCAATGAAACAGGAATGACTGATTATATTCCAGAAAACATCTTAGTTTATATTGCTGTTGATGGTTCTCAAAGAGGAAAAGGAATAGGACAAAAAATAATGACAGAGGCAATGAACAGCGTAAAAGGTTCTGTTGCATTGCATGTAGAACCAAATAATCCAGCCAAAAAACTCTATGAAAGATTAGGTTTTGAAAATAAATATCTGGAAATGAGATGGAAGAAATAGGTATTAGGAAATGGGAAATAGATATATAGGAATTAGAAAATAACAAATTCAAAATTTCATTCTCACTCTTTTGCTTTTTCTCTTAATTCTTTATGATTTAAAATTATATTTGTATTTCTCTGTGTTCTCTGTAACTCTGTGTTTAATAAATGTATTATATGTTAAATATTCGTCAAAATCTTCATAAAATAGCTGAACTTTCCAATCAAGAGTACAAAACGGCTGAATTTGTAATTGATTTTCTACAAAAATGTAATCCTACTTCTATTCATCAAAATATAGGGAATACAGGAATTATAGCTATTTGGGAAAATGAAAATTTTGATGTAAAAGAAAATAAAACGGTTGCTTTTCGTGCCGAACTTGATGCTTTGCCTATTCCAGAGCCAAATAGTTTTGAATATAAATCAGAGCATCAAGGAGTTTCGCACAAATGTGGACACGACGGACACATGACAATTTTGTTAGGAGTGGCAGAATATTTAAAGAACAATTTTGATAGAACAAATCAGAAAAATAATAAGAGAATAATCCTACTTTTTCAACCTGCTGAAGAAACAGGAGAAGGAGCTTTACAAATGCTCAATGATAAAAAAATGCAAAAACTTAATCTTAAAATAGATTATTTTTTTGCGCTTCATAATATTCCTTCTTACAAAAAAAATCTGATTGTTTGTAGAGAAAATACCTTTGCAGCAGCTTCTAAAGGAATAACTATAGAATTTGAAGGTAAAACTTCTCATGCAGCCGAACCACAAAATGGCAATAATCCTGCTTTAGCTCTTAGCGAACTTACTACTTTTCTTTATTTTTTATCAGAAAATCTAACTAAAGAAAAACAAAATAAAGATTTTGTATTGGTAACTGTTGTGGATGCTATTTTGGGAGAAACTTCAAGAAAATCATTTGATAATATTGCTTTTGGAGTTTCTCCTGCAAAGGCTCGTATCGGTGCTACTTTACGAAGTTATTTGGATGAAGATTTAGAATTATTATCCAAAAAAACAGAACAAAAAGCACAAGAATTAGCTGATAAGTATGATTTAAAACTAAAAATTAGTTATTCAGAAAAATTTGCAGCCACCACAAATACAAAAAAAAGTGTAGAACTTATCCAAAAAACTGCCAAAAAATTAGGATTAAATTATCAAGATAAAGAAAAACCTTTTAGTTGGTCAGAAGATTTTGGACAGTTTACACAGCATTTTGAAGGTGCAATGTTCGGCTTAGGCTCAGGAACAGATACGCCAGAGTTACACCATTCTAATTATGATTTTCCTGATGAAATTACTCAAACAGGAATCAATATATTTGTTAGTTTAATAGAGGATATAGAGTAGTTTTGTTGTTGGTGTCGCTTCATTAAAACACCAACAACGGCAGGAATATATTGTTAAACTCTTCTAATTTTAATCAATAACTTTTGGTGTTCTAAAATAATCAGAATCTTTCTTAGGAGCATTCTTGAGTGCTTTTTCGTGTGAAAGTACATTTGCAACCTTATCATTTCTCATTACATTTACTTCCTCTGAAATGTGTATGAGTGGTAAAGTATTTTCTGTATCAATTTCGTTAAGCTGTTCTACCCAACCCAAAATTTCGTTTAAGTTATCAGCCATTTCTGACTTATCTTCTTCCGAAAACTCTAAACGAGAAAGATGCGAAATATCTTCAATTAATTTTTTATCTACTGTTACTTTCATTTTTTCTAGTGATTAATGAATCTCTTAATTATATATAGCACAAAATTACAAATTTTTACAGTATTCTAAAAAATAAACACACTCTATTTTTACTTCCAATTCTCCCATTTTTAATTCCCAAGTGGCAAATCAAATATAAAACTTGTTCCCTTACCTAGTTGGCTTTCTACGTTTATTTTTCCTCCATTTGCTTCTACAAAATCTTTACACAAAAGTAATCCTAAGCCTGTTCCAGCTTCATTATTTGTTCCCTGTGTAGTAAAATGTTTGCCTTCTTTGAATAATTTATTTAAATTTTCTTTGCTCATTCCAATTCCTGTATCTGTTACAGAAACAACAACAGAATCATCTTTTATTACCGAAAAAACAGTTATTTTACCTTCTTTTGGTGTAAATTTGAGTGCATTCCCTACTAAGTTTCTCAAAATCACATCAATTTGATTTGGGTCAGCAAATGCTTTTGTATTTATATTAATTTTATTTATAATTTCAATTTCTTTACTTTCAGCCAAAGATTTAAAGAATTTTTGTTGATTTTGAGCTATTTCATTTAGGACAATTTTTTCAGGTTTTGGGCTTAATCCTTGCATCTGAGCTTTTGACCATTCCAACACATTATTAAGAGTTTCTAAATGATGATCAACCGAAATTTTCACTTCAGCTGCCAATGTTGTGACCTCCTCCAAAGTAAGCGCACCATAACGAATCAAAGTCAAATATCCATTCACAGATGTAAAAGGAGTACGAAGATCATGCGAAATAATTGAAAATAATTTATCCTTTACTCCATTACTTACCTCTAATTTATCTCTTTGTTTTTCTACAATAGATTTTTGAGCTTCTAATTGCTCTTGTTGCTCTTCTAATAAAACAGCTTGTTCTTGTAATTGATTGCGTTGTAATGCCAAATCTTTATTTTTTTCTCGTGTTCTAATATAAAAAAAGAATACAAGCCCAGTTACTACTAAAATAAAAAAGGCTATCAAAATAGCTGTTCTTGTAAGTGCTTCTTGTTCTTGAATACGTTGTAAATTTTCGGCACGTTCGGCATTAGCTTTTTCTTGCAAAAGCTGAATAGCAAGCTCTTGTTTGGTATATTTGCTTGTAAGCTGTCCCAAACTATCCTGCTGATTTTCAACAACTTCTGTTTTTTGCTCTAGTTCTAAGCTCTTATTTATTAATTCTAAATCTACCTTTTGTTTTTGAAGTGCTAGTATTTCAGCTTTTAGTTTTTCTTTATCTAATTCTGTTTCTACTTTTTCTATTTTTCGTTTTTGTAGAAGCTCATTAAAACTTTTATAAAGATTAAAATAATACGTTTTTTGTTCGTCATTTCCTGATTTTTGATAAGTTTCGGCAAGCATTCCATAACAGCTTCTCATCTGTGCTACATCATTCATTTCTTGAGCCAAATTCAGAGCCTCTTTCAAAAATTTGGCAGATTCATCATATCGTTGCAGATTATTCAGCACGACAGAAATATTGATAAGAGAAGAAATAATAGTTACATTTTCAGAGCTTTTGCGCCTTCCTTCTAAGGTTTTTTTAAAGAAATAAAGTGAAGAATCATACTTTGATAAATCTGCATAGATCATAGCCAAATTGCTATAAATGCCATACATTCCACTTTGATTATCTACTTTTTTATTAAATTGTAAAGATTGATGAAAATAATTAATAGCAGGACGCAACTCCTTTTCCTCCCATTTTATGAGCGCAGCTTTATTGAGATAATCACTTGCACCTCTATAATCTCCTTCTTTTTCTTTTTCTTCAGACATAGAAAGATATTTTTCAATAGTTATTTTTTGTGTATTTTGAGCAAAAGAATAATCACAAAAATAAAATTGAGTTATAAAAAAGAAACACAAATAAAATAAAAAAATAAAAATTTTTTGCATCAAAATAATAATAAAATAAAGTATATATCTTTAATTAAATCAAAAATATAATTAATAATTAGAGTTATGTAAATACTGCTTTGTATGTCACTAAGCAGGGTTAAAAAAAATTAAACCCATGTTCTGTGGCACACAGAATACTCTAGTGCGTAACTCCAGTTAATAATAATAAGCAGAATAAATGTTTTTCAAAATAGGATTTTACTTACAAAGATACAAAATTGTACTAATTTACTTAGATCTAACTGATTATAATTAATTCTAAAGACTAAAAATAAATAATGTTGACAAGTCAATTATAGAAAAAAATAGCACACATTTTGATTAGTAAAAAGGAAGGTGCTTTAAACTTTAATTTTTATAAATCTCATGTTAAAAAACGTTCTTTCTACGGCTGTATTTTTTATACTTTCTTTGATAGTTTTTGGTTCTGTGCAAGCACAAACGAATCATACTTGGGAAAGTTATGGTCTTTCTTTTACTGTTCCTGCTGATTTTTCTGAAATCACAAATACAGATAATAAGTTTGAAGGAAAATCTGATGAAGCTCAAATCAATCTTTTAGGATTGTATCCTATTAATGCCGAAAGCCTTACAGAGGATAACTTGCAAGAATCTTTTATTGACATGGCTGCTGCATACGGAATGGCTATTGAAGGTGGAGAGGAAATCAAAATCAATGGGTTTACTGGTTTATATACGGAAACCGAACTTGAAGATGTACCAGCTTTCTTTGCTTGTATGTTAGACCCAAATGGCGAAGTTAATTTTATTGTTATTATTGTTCATAATAATAATGCTGAAAAAGCTATCAATATTATGGAAAGTATTCAAGCTGAATAAGGAATCAAAATCCTAAAGAAACTTTAAGTAAGTGATACATTTTTTGTATCACTTATTTTTTTGATTTAATTTTAAATCAAAAAAATCCATTTCCCTAAAAATTAATTTAGAAAAATGGATTTTAAATATATTATGAAGGTCTTAAAGTTTATGCTTTTTCAAACTCAACTTTTTTACCTTTTATTTTAGATTTGTTCATTACTCTGATTACATTATCAACATCAGATTGTGGTACTTCTACAAAAGATTCTTGTTCATTTACACGGATTGCACCGATTTTATCGCCACGCATTCCTGTTTCTCCTGCAATAGCTCCCAAAATATCACCCTTACGTACATTTTCAGTTGCTCCCAAATCAATACGCAAACGAACCATATCAGCACGGTCGCCACGGTCTTTGTAAGAAGGACGGCTTCCTCTGTCTCTATCATTACGGTCACGTCCACCTCTGTCATCACGACGGTTACGGCTGCCTCTATCTCTATCACGTCCACCACCTCTACGGTCGTTACGTCCACCTCTATCACGTCCACCTCTGTCATTTCTTCCACCACGTCCATCTCTTCTTCTATCTCTAGTATCCCAAATTTCAGCTTCAGTAAGACGGTCAGTTGGTTTGTTTGATAATTGAAGACTTAAAACAGCAGCAGCTACTTGTTTTGAAGTAATTCCTTCTATTTCTAACATTTCGATAAGAGCAGTATAGCTTTCTAATTCTTCAGCTTTTTTCTCATCATTGATAGTTGCTTTTAAGTTTTCCATGAAGCGTAATTGTTTCTTAGCCAAAACTTCTTGTTGAGTAGGAATTGTTCCTTGAGGAATTCTTGATTTAGAATAACGCTCAATATCATTCAAACGATATACTTCTCTACGCCCAGAAATAAATGTAATTGAAACACCTTTATTGCCTGCACGACCTGTACGACCAATACGGTGAACATAATACTCAGGGTCTAAAGGAACATCATAATTAATAACTGCTTCTACATTATCAACATCAATTCCACGAGCTGCAACATCTGTTGCTACCAAAATCTGAACACGTCCATGACGGAATTTATTCATTACCAAGTTACGTTGGTGTTGAGCCAAATCTCCGTGCAATGCCTCTGCTGCATATCCTTTTTGAATAAGCGTTTCAGCTACTTCGTCAGTTCTCTGTTTTGTATTACAGAAAATAAGCATTGATTCCCAGCCATTATAAGCCAACAAACGAACCAAAACATCAGTTTTGTAATTTGGATTGATTGGTAAGAATGATTGTTCGATATTATCACTTGTCAATTCTTTGCTAATTACCTTTACAATCTCTGGACTGTTTTGGTATTTTTTAGCAATTTGAAGAATTGGTTTTGGCATTGTAGCCGAGAAAAGAACTGTTTGGTGTTCAGTTGTGATTTGTTGTAAAATCAATTCAATATCTTCTTTGAAGCCCATATTAAGCATCTCATCAGCTTCATCCAAAATTATGTTTGTAATTTCTTCTAGCTTAAGAGTTCCTCTTTTGATATGGTCAATAGTACGACCTGGTGTTCCTACTACAATTTGAACGCCTCTTCTAAGATTACGAATTTGTTTTTCAATAGATTCGCCACCATAAACAGCCGTTACAAAAATATCTTTACGAAATTTTGCTAATTTTTCTAATTCTCCTGCTACCTGAACAGCAAGCTCACGTGTAGGACACAAAATAATTCCTTTTGGCAATCTTGAATTTCTATCAAATTCGCTATTTTCGTTTGCTTTGATGATTCTTTCGATAAGAGGAATACCAAATGCAGCCGTTTTTCCTGTTCCTGTTTGTGCTTGTCCGATTACGTCTTTTCCTTCCAATAAATGAGGAATTGCTTCTGCCTGAATTGGTGATGGAGATTCAAATCCCATTACTTCAACGGCACGTTTTACTTCATCAGACAGGTTCATGTCTGTAAATTTCAATGTTACTTCTGTTGATTCAGTTGTAGTTTCTTTTGTCTTTGTTGTTTCTGTTGTCTTTTCCATATAGAAAATATAATAATATTATTATGTATAAAATAATTGTAGAAAGCAACTCAGAAAAACTAATAAGCAGACGGTCAGAGTGTGTATCAATTTGGATAAACAAAATTATTTAAAAAACTAATCATAGAAAATAAAAGAGAATTAATAAAACTACATATTATGTATGCAGAACTTTATTTCTTCAAAATTTATTTTAAATATTCTATTTTTAGTAAATTAAACAAATACAGTAGTGTATCAAGTGTTGATAAGAGCAAAAAGACGAAACCTAGATGACTTTGAGGCTTGTGCTAAGTGAGAAGCTTTTGTGGGAGGCGTTGAACGGTTTGTTTTGTGATTTGAAATTTAGTTTTTAATTACTAAAAAATAAATTTCACAACGCAAGCTAACTCAACAAAGGCTTCGTGTGTAGTAAACAGAAAAGAGGTACGTAATTGCTTTTTATTGTAAAAATAATTAGCAATCTTTTTATTGACTATTTGTCTTTAGACGTACTTTTAATTAAATCAAAGTTTTCTATATTTCAATATTTAAGTAATAACTTAAATAAACGCAGTAGCTTAGGCTTTTTCCTATGGCTTTCTTTAACGAGTTGCAAAGATAAGAATTATTTTTTTATAAACCTAGATTTTAATGGAATAAATTAGATTAAAAAAAAATATAATTAAAAAAGAAGGATTTTATAAATTAGAGCGTCTTACTAAGTAAGTGAATACTATAAATTCATTACTTTTACTTTTAAAAATCAACTTATGATAAATCTTAGAAATTCTTCAAAAGACCAAGGTGGTACTATTCCACCAGATTTGGATGAATGTCAGGGGCGTACTTCGGCAACAGTTGATTATCCTAATGGAGTTTATCATTATCATATTTCTAGTACAGATGCTCCAAATTTGCCTACTTATTTGAAAGGTGTAGCAGCTCGTCGTTCATTTACTCATCAATAAAATGTTGAAAAAAATATCATTTTTTGTGATTTTGATACTAACTTTTGTTAGTGCCAAAGCTCACAATCCTAATACTGCATCAATTGTAGTCAGTCCTATTAATGGATTTTGGATAATGCAATTTGCCTTTTCTCAAGAAAGCGCAAATGCTGCCTTAACTCAATTTTATCCTACTCAAAACCTAAAAGATATTTCGGTAGAAGAGTATAAAAAATTATATATTGATTATGTAAAAAATAAAACATCATTAAAAGTTGATGGACAAAAAATAGAATTATCATCTGGTGAAATTAAATTAGGAAATCATCAAACAGATATGAAATTTTTGCTTCCAACATTCCCAAAGGACTACAAAGAAGTACAAATAAAATTGTCTGTTTTTGAAGAAAATGAAGAACAAAATACAGCACTAAAATTTGTAGAAAATGATAAATCAATTCGTAAAGTAATAAATCATCAAAATGAATTTTCTTTTAGTTTCCAAAATAAAGACAATAAGTTTATTGAAGTAGTTCAAGAAGTTGAAACTAAAAATCCGTATTTTTTATATATCTACATTGGTTTTGGAGTTTTACTTTTTGTAGGTTTGATTTTTTTAGTCAGAAGATAGAAACAAGCTAAAAGCTGAGAAATGTAGAATTTTTATAAAAAATTTCTATATTTCATCAAACTGATATGAATATGAATTTAGAATTATTCTTTGATAAACCTTCCTTATCCAATTTTGACGGACAAAATCTCAAAAATACATGGTTTGAAATATTAACTGGTAATTTTTCAGCTGATTTTTCGTGGCAAAATGCCGAAATTGCACTTATCGGAGTTGATGACAAAATAGGCTCAGAAAATAAATCTATACTTAATGCTGCTGATGCTGTTCGTCAAAAATTATATCATTTGCAGAAAGGAAGAGCACACAAATATAATATTGTAGATTTAGGAAATCTGAGATTAACAGATAATGAATCTGAAAATAAAGAGCGTTTGAGTGAAGTTTGTTATCGATTATTACAAAAAAATGTTTTGCCAATTATTATT contains:
- a CDS encoding DEAD/DEAH box helicase; translated protein: MEKTTETTKTKETTTESTEVTLKFTDMNLSDEVKRAVEVMGFESPSPIQAEAIPHLLEGKDVIGQAQTGTGKTAAFGIPLIERIIKANENSEFDRNSRLPKGIILCPTRELAVQVAGELEKLAKFRKDIFVTAVYGGESIEKQIRNLRRGVQIVVGTPGRTIDHIKRGTLKLEEITNIILDEADEMLNMGFKEDIELILQQITTEHQTVLFSATMPKPILQIAKKYQNSPEIVKVISKELTSDNIEQSFLPINPNYKTDVLVRLLAYNGWESMLIFCNTKQRTDEVAETLIQKGYAAEALHGDLAQHQRNLVMNKFRHGRVQILVATDVAARGIDVDNVEAVINYDVPLDPEYYVHRIGRTGRAGNKGVSITFISGRREVYRLNDIERYSKSRIPQGTIPTQQEVLAKKQLRFMENLKATINDEKKAEELESYTALIEMLEIEGITSKQVAAAVLSLQLSNKPTDRLTEAEIWDTRDRRRDGRGGRNDRGGRDRGGRNDRRGGGRDRDRGSRNRRDDRGGRDRNDRDRGSRPSYKDRGDRADMVRLRIDLGATENVRKGDILGAIAGETGMRGDKIGAIRVNEQESFVEVPQSDVDNVIRVMNKSKIKGKKVEFEKA
- a CDS encoding YHYH protein, encoding MINLRNSSKDQGGTIPPDLDECQGRTSATVDYPNGVYHYHISSTDAPNLPTYLKGVAARRSFTHQ